The DNA window GCGGATCGGCCGTGAGTCTCTCTTGACAAAAGTTTCGTTCTGCAAGACTCGGGCGAGAGAGGATGCGGGGCGGCCTTTTGATCTTGCTGTTGAGTCACGAAGAAAATGGCCCTGGCGCCCTTATCTGCTTATCACCCCGCCGGAAGTCGCCCTGCCGGCTGCTTGTTATCTCGCCCGACGTTAACCCGGAGCTCCCTTGGCCTGAAGGAGAAGGTTATTTGGGGATATATCCAAGATGCCACATCTCGATATGGGAGGTGCAATTCTTCCATAGGCTATTTTCTGACTGTAAGGGGATTTATATCAGTAGGTGGTCACTCATATCACTGTCTGGCTGAACCTGCTTGGCAGCGATCTCGGACACTCGTCTTATCAACCCTGCATACCAAAGTCTAAATATCTGGTGTTAGTAATGAAAGGTTTCAGTTCGCAGTCATATTAAATGATTCATCTATTTTTCATGCCCAAATAGTAGTACTAACAGGGCCGCGAATGCTCCGATAAAGCTTGTTTTCCAACTATGACTCTTATAACAACGAAAACGAATGAGAGAAATATTAAGTACGTCTATCGCTGTCTATCCAATATTAAACTCGCTTGCTCCAGACATGagcatcttgctcttccgCATAAGCGCATCTCTCGCTGGCTTCTGGTCAAGCTTGgcagcgccatcatcatcgctatCATCGTCCTTCTTGCCTCCCTTGACTGTTCTCCAATGTTCTTTCTTGCCTTTCTGTGCCTTCCTCTCTATACCAGAGCCAATGCCTCCGGGCGGGTCTCGCAATCCAAAAGCCTTTGCAACATGGCCCAGGTGCAGCTGAGTGATGTCGAAATGAACACGCTCCTCTTTGGTGTGTGTCGCATAGGCTCTGATGTGAGACTTGAAACCATTTCTTGCCATTTCAAGTCGCTTATTGTCAATGAGGAGGCGTTGTTCTAAGTGAAGTTGTAAAGTTTCAGCCTTATCATGATAAGTCTGCCCATCTTGAGGCTTAGCAGTCGTTTCAACCGGAAATTCTAGCTTGGTCATCAGGCCTTTCTGGAGCACAGATTCATAAGACAGTGAAGAGGGCGATCCAGAGGCTTTGAGAAGCTCGATGTAGCCTTCTTCTGCGCCGGGAAGCAGGAATATCGTTGCGTCACCAGAGCGCCCAGCTCGTGCTGTTCGTCCAATTCGGTGAATGTGATCGTCAAAACTGAAAGCAGGGTCGTATTCAATAACCAAATCGACGGAAGGGATATCAAGACCACGCGACGAGACGTCAGTGGTGATGAGGAGGGAAGGCGATTTACACGCTGAGAACGATTTCAAGGTTGCTGTTCGAACTGGTTGTGATAGAGATCCGTGCATCCTGTGTAAGACAACTTCAGGGCTTGCAGCAGACGTGATGTAGGCCGCCTTGGCAACAGTCTTTGATACATTTTCCGAGTCTTTTGACTGTGCGCTTTTTGAGGGAGTGTCTTTTGAAGGCGTGTCTTTTGAAGGCGTGTCTTTTGATGGCGCGTCTTTTGATGGCGGTTGGGATGCTTCGGCGTTTTCAGGAATCTTCAAGAGTTCGTAATGAAAGTCGACAGTGTGAGCACACGACATGAAAATGATGGCCTTCATCGTGTGGCCACGCCGAGAAAACACAGACTTGAGATATGCCATGAGCGTAACCAATCTCAGCTTAGCAGGCACAATGATGTGTGACTGATGTAGTTGCGCCGGGGCCTTGTGGACAGCCTGCTCATCCACCGTCTCAGCACCCTTTTCCACAGCCAAGAAAGTAGCATCGGCAAGACTCATCTCGCCGAGCTTCTGTACATTCAGCTTCATTGTCGCGGAACATAAGACGGTGACCCTTCGGTCTGGAAGCGGCTCGAGAGATATTCCAGAGGCGAGAGTATTCGACACTTCCACTTGCTTAAGTGCTTCTATAGCTTTCTTCAGATCCTCTTCGAATCCCAAATCCATTAGTCTATCGCCTTCGTCGAGAATTAGCCACCTCACGGTGCCCAAATTGAGAGCTTTGGTGTTATCAATGTGATCCGCCAATCTTCCTGGGGTTGCAACCAAGAAGTTGATGCCCTTTCGAAGTCGGGCCTTTTCCGCCTTTTTGGACTCTCCTCCGGTAATTGCAGTAGAAACGAGCCATGGAAACGGCCTGATGAGTTGTTCCAGCACAGTATGTGTTTGTTTTGCAAGTTCACGGGTCGGCGAGACTATGATGGCAAAAACACCCGAGTCTCTGTGAATCTTCTCGCCGCCCCCactaagaagaagaacccgATGTAGTATCGGAAGCAGATATGAAAATGTCTTTCCTGAACCTGTCTCGGCCTGAACAAAGGCATCTGAGCTGTTCGATAGCATGTGCGGAATTACTTTTTGTTGAATCGCTGTTGGTCGCTCAAGATTCATCTTGGCAAGCGTCTCTACCAGTCGAGAAGAGATGGTCAACGATCCGAAATTCGCAACAGTCAGAAGCGGCGCATTTGTAGCCTCGGGTTCCTTCcattcctcctcctcttcaaatGTTGTCTTCTGCTCCGGATTAAACGAAAACAGGCGGGAAACGACTTGACGATTCCCCGGAGGGCCTGCGTGTTTCTTCTGTCCCGGAGCGCCATGAtctgccgtcttctttcGCGCAAGGTCCGAGCGATGGGGCAATTCGCCTTCTGCTCGTCGTCCTGACCCAAAGCCGTCAATTTTTTGTCGTTTTGCCGATCGCTGTTCGTCGTCGGGGCCTCgtgccgcagctgctgggCGCGAGCCAAGCTTTGCGCTCTTCTCTGCTCGCTTCCTGTCCCTCCACGATCCGCCCTTGAATTTGACCTGAGGCTTGAGTGGCCCGCCGCCCAGCTCAAAGTTCATCAGCATTCCATCGTCAGCCATGGTGAGAGCAGCGTCTTTGCTCTGGCAGTTGTCGGGGTGGGGCTTTGGTCTTGACTTTGGACCTGGAACGGTGATCCccaaaaaaagccaaagactTGGGTTTTTCCATCCAGAAAAGTTTCTTATCGATAACGCCGTAGACTATCTCTGTATTGATAGTATTGTGGGTATCCGTATGTAGTAAGGTGTGGGTCTTTAGCCCAGCGGAGCCAGCCGAGAGCTGCATCCATGATACATGATTGGCTGGCTCATAAGCCAAGGAACTCATAGATGTTATCTCCATTCAAACAGAAACCTGGTGTTTTAAGGAGCATTAAAGTGAAGCTGCTTTACTTTCGAATCAATATTGGCTTATCACAGACACCATGAAGACTGCAATGACTGCTGCAGTAATCTAATGTGCCTCATCCGCCGTTATACAGACTCCGAGTGCTCAAGTATGCCGTCGCCTGATAAAGAGGACTGAAAAACCCACCCGGACGAATCTGCTAGCCTAGTCTTCTGTAGGTCCAAGGATTGAGGCTTTCTTTACGAAGAATGGTAGCCCGCGCTGAATGTGACGCTGGAGCAACCGAGCTTGTCGGTCGTTGATATTCTAGAATACGACTTTGGTTCCGCTTCAAGGATTTGGCACTCAGAGCAAAAGTTCCGAAAAGAGCCTCTTTACATCTACGCGATTGACCATATGCGTGGTATGGCCCATTTGCATGCCATATTGGCGCAAGATTCTCTGGGAAACCCCACTCGATACTTGATTCTTATTGAAGTCAGAACCTCATTGGTGACATTGCATAGGACGACGGAGCGCATGATTACTAATTACAAGATGAATAATAAAGAGAAAAACCGTCATGATATGCGCAATCAGCGATCTTTACCATGATCGATACATTCAGGTGTAATCTAGAGAAGAATTAGAGTGCAGCCACAGCCATCCTTGGTCGAGAATCCAGGCGCCTTCACTAGCTCAATTGACAGAGCGATATGTAAAGACGTTTAATAGCCTACGATTGACCAACCAGACAGTTTAGCTTATTCAAAACAAGAAAATAGCATTACGATGAGCCTCATTGACATTCCTTCGGTTGTTTATTTGGATAGTAAGTAGATTTGACACCCAAGTATTATTTCACCTTCAACCATGGTTGAATGAGAATGGTTCAATGTCCCGCCTAGACTTACTTATAGCTCCCCTTTTGTATCCTAGTTATAAGGCACCTCATATACACTGTCTTCAAATATAGGTGCATCTACGAATAGCATTTAATCAAATTCTACTCTCATCACACAATAGCATTTAGGACAGATTGCATCTATTCCGTCACGACTCGCATGTAGTTTAAAAGCTAAACGTCCCGTGGGGCCGGAGCGTAGAAAAGCCCACCGAGCTGCTCGGAGATGGCAATCCTCGTCCGCTGCATCCGAGCTCCGGGTCGCTGATTAGTTCGGGCTATCTCCTTAAACCACTGCCCGGATACGGGAATCGACGGGACTCTCTCCCTCGAGCCCACCCTTGTGACGCACATGTTGGCCTTTTAGCGCAGCTGAAGGATTGTCAGAGGGCTTGTGCTAGAGAAGCGGGTTCATCAAAGGGTCCTGTGGCACCGCTGAGGCGCGGGCAAGCCACTGACATTGAACCTTATTGACGCCGAGTGAATTGCTAGTTCGGCGACGTATACCGAGGTTTCTTCTAGAAATGGCTGGAGTTGTCGAAATGGACTgaaactactagtactagtagctaTAGGACGTATAGTCTGCCATAATGGAGACGACTACGGGGTACACAAGTCGATGGCCACGACTATAGACCAGAATCGAACAGAGTGAAATTACAAAAGAAATTTGTGCGCAGTCACAGAGCATCCCGAAATATGGCTGACGAGAGAGGGCATGGGTTGGTTTCGTCTGCGCACCGCGGCTATTGCCAGGAATAGCCATATCTGTTCTCTGCGGCTCACAGCGCAACGCTGCATGTGGTAAATTGCATGCGCCTTCAGCTCTGGATTACGGGCTAGGCGGGAATAAACGCCTCTGTCGCTGCCACCCACCCATCACGACTGGTGTCGGACTTGCCAACTGCCCGACAATGCGCTCGCGATGCGGGGACTAATACTGATTGATATGCGATGGCCGTCCAAGGCGTCGCACCAGGTGGATAGTAATCACCGTTTTTGCCTATCACGGACTTGTAAAATAATGCGACGCGCACGCATTCCAGGCAAAAGATTGGAGACCGCGTAAGGCTTCTTGGTGTACCAGTATGCAGACGCTGAGGGATTAAAAACGGTGATGCTGGTTGGCTgcaaaggcctttgctgccTGCAGATGCAGACGATGATGGTATTGATCTGATAATAGACTGCTGCATCAACTAATCGTATGCGCAGAGCCCTGAACGGAGACACGCTTCAGGTAATGCAGCCTCTTCGGCTTACTCGAAGGTCCTGaggccacttttttttttttttttttttttgttctttgttctatttttttctttgcagGGACCACCGATGGTTCCGGCTTCTCCCTCGATCTCCACGTATCGGCAGGAAATGCTAGCGAATCGGCAGCCGGTTTGTTCTCGCTGTGGCCAATCAGAGGCGGTGCGAATTACGAAGGAGGATGGAAGGGACAAGCTCTGTGGGACGCGCATGCCTTGCCGCCTTGTTAGCGAGGAGAAAATTTAACAGGATGTAACAGAAGTGATTTGTCGTCTTTGGTTTGCCCATGGCGCTCGGCACGAAGCAGTTTTGGGCAAGTCAAAGCTGGAGGTGTCGTGTGTGAGTTTTGTTAGAGTAGAAGCCCCGGATTTGAGTGCTTGGTCTATGACGCACACAATTACACGTGCGGGTTGGTGGCGGCGCCGTTAAGCAAAAGACGCTGGTAACCGCAGCGGCTTTGTGTTTGTATACGAATTCCGTTCATACCTATCTTGCTTGAAATGTAATGTAAGCCAGAAATCCGTCATGCCTCCAGTCAGTGAGCGCGCGGAAATACAGGTAGTATCAAGAACCGCCCGCAGACATGCAGCATTAGCGGCTTCACTGAAGACGGGCGGCTTGCATTATCAACGACCTTGCATGAAAACACAAAAATCGAACCAAAACCAAATAAAAATCGGCACTTGGAGCCATAatttctgcagcagcttcttcaataTCTGAGTCACCTCCACACGCTCGTGCCTCGCAGCTTGTCCCGAGTCCACCCATTCCTGGAGGGGCCTTTCTGCTAGTGTCTGCCGCCTTCCACCGTCCCAGCGCCTGTAGCCGTAGCGTTCTTCCAGGCGGCTTTGGGGGCTCCGTCTGCCCGTGCAATGCACTCCACACTCGCTCTCGCTCACTTCTAGCGGCCTCCTTCAGCCACGGCACTTCAGGACAGGGCCCTGGCCCGAGGAAATAAGGCCGGCACGGCCCCCGCCATTTTTTGCCAGGCcgtatttttcttttctctcttctcgcaTCTCAAGTCAGCGCACACACGACagaagtaaaaagaagataATCGAGGCCGgtccctttcctttcccttccGGCTCTTGattttggtctttttttctttcttccttttacatcctcccccccctttttttacCATTAGGACCATTTACATAGCGCGTTTGTTTGACGGCTTCCGGGGCTGTCAAATGAACCTGCAATCGCCCACTATCATTTTCTCCCCCGTAAGTTTTCGGCCCCGATTTTTGCCTCCCAAGTTTGCCTGCTCGTGCGCGCAAACCTGTTTGCGTTGGTGGCAAGACagaagaatgaaaaaggaaaaaaaaaaggccgagcAGTGTTTCATTGAAGTGCAGTGCGCTGtctttttgtcttgatcAGCGATACCCAAACAAAATCAATTCTTTGTTGGCGGCTCATTGTGTGAACCTGTGCGGCGCATGACTAACAACTCTGCCGCCATATAGTCTCCTCCTCCCGCTATCTAAATGCCCATCTACTCACAACTGTACTCGAATTTTATCCGTCAAGGATCTACATTCGCCAAATCCGTTACCGCCCACGGCTACGCGCAATCCGTCGTAGCTGCTACTCACCCTCACGTCCTCAACTCCCAGAACCGCCCCGTCTTCAGACGACAGTCGAACCGGCCCAGTCGTGTCTCCAACTTCCCTCTCTATTCTGCCTTCCACAGCGAAAGACTATCGTCTGGATTACCAGCCGATCACCACCATGTCTCGAATCACGGAGGTCTAGATGCCTACTTTGAGGCTCTCCAAAAGAAGGAGGTCAttggggaggaagaggacaaggaaTGGACGCAGTTTGATTTCCAGAAGCGCATTGAGTGGAAGCCCAATGCGTCATCAGTTCTCGCTGGTGAGAATGCGGCCGAGGCCGGCGTAGAGGCCGCGGCTGCTGAGCAGAGCGCTTCAGCCGAGGCCGCTCACGATGATGCCGAACCGCAACATCTGATgtcggcggaggaggaggcggctcTTGCTCACATCGACGCGGCGCTCGAACAGGAAATCGAGGCTCGAAATTTCCAAGCAGCTGTCGAAAAAGCAGTTGCTGAGGGAATCACCTCTGTGTCTGTACCTCATTCTCGTGCCCGTACGCCTGCACTTGTCGAGCCAACACAAGAAGTAGCTTCTGCTCAGGGCCAGTCTCAGTCATATGCCGACCACCTTCTGAAGCTGTCAGAAGCTGCCCGGTATGCTGAGATCCCGGCTGTGTTCGAGGCCATGCTGGCCACCGGCGTGCAGCCCATTGCCAGTGCTTAcaatgctctgctgctggccgcgATTCATATCCCAAGCCAGAGAAGCGAGGTTGTCTCCAAGGCTCTGGATGTCTATGCTGACATGATGCGCCGAAGGGTGTCTCCCGACAGCGAGACATTCAACATTCTTGTCAGTCTGctttcttctcgctctttgGAGGTTTCAGAAATGAAGGCTGTTCTTGAAGAGAAGCGCTTGCGATTTGGTGGAATGGATGAGCCCGGCAAGTTCATGTTTGCGTCCCACGAGCTAGAGCATGCCATCTTGTGCGAGGATGAGCGCCTCGACCTGGCTGTTAAGCTGTTCGACATGTCCTTTGATGCTGGCAAGGCCTCTTACTCAGCCGAGACGTACCGACAGTTGATTTCGGCTTGCGCCCAGGTTGGCCGCGTATCAGATATGCTGCGATTTTATGAGCACATGGAGCTCAGCGAGCTCGTCCCCTCTGCCGACGTCTTCCCCACGATGATCACTGCTTACGCCAAGTCTGGTAACCTCATCAGCGCTGTTGAATGCTACAACGAGTATCGAAACTTGGCCATCTCTCACGATGCTGGGAGCTCGGCTCTCAACGATCGACTTGACGCTCAGGTGTACGCCTCTGTCCTCAATGCCTATGTCATCTCCGACAAGATTGAAGGCGCAATGAAGTTtttcaagaagattgtcagCGAATACGGCACCTCTGTCGCAGATATGAAGGATGCCCTGGTCGATCTTGGATTCATCAAGGGGTTCATCACGCGAGGTGTCTTCCAAGAGGCCCTTCAGTGGGCTCAGTCTCTCGATGCTAGCGTTCGGGATCAGGCCATGATCCACATTGCCACCGTTGCTGCCGATGGCAACGATGCTACCACGGCAGTCGAGGCGTATGGCAACATCCACGTCGCCAATCTCCAGGACCTTGCTACGCCTTCAATTGCACTGCTTGCCATGAGCGTGCGATTGGGCGATGTTGCTTCGGCCTCCAAGTATTGGTTTGCCCTCTCCAACCCTGAGATGCGTGCCACAGCTGCCTTTATCGAACCAACGACCATGTATGCCGTTTCTCTCATTGGTTCCGGCCAGGTCGCAGAAGGTTTGGCACAGTCCGAGATGATGTTCCAGAGAATCCGAGCTGTTGCCGAATCCGAAGCCCGTCCTCAACTTGTCGAAGAGATTGACGAGGGTGTTGATTTCATCGCTCGCTATATGGAATCTCGTGGCATTGTCGATCCCCGCGAGCTGGCCTCTCAGATGTCGACGGTTCCCTCCCAGGTTCACAGCATTTCTCCGTTCCAATCTACCCCGACTGTCTCCAGCTATGAAGATAATTACGATCCATACGCAAGCAACACTGATTTCAAGGGTTCGTCCTTGATCGCCGATGACTTGGAGGGCAACCATGGTCGCAAGGGTCCTCGTCTCCACGAAGCTCTCAACCGATTCAAGAACATTCGCCGCGCCGGAAGACACCCCCGATATATCACGTACGCCAAGCTGATCTCTGCCGCCGCTCGCGAGAACAAGATGGATCTCTGCCAAGAAATTCTTTCAATGGCTCGTACTGATGTTCCCCCGGTTGCTCACAATGCCGTCGTTCGCTATGGCTGGTCTTCTATTCTGGACGCCATGCTTGGTGCTTGCCTGACCTTGGGTAACCGCGGACGGGCTGAGCAGTACCACCAAGAGCTGCTTGAGATGGGCGCCACACCTTCTGCCAACACTTTTGGATTGTACATTACCACCTTGAAGGACTCCACCAAGACATTCGACGAGGCCTCAGAGGCCGTCCGAATCTTCCTTCGCGCCAAGGCTGAGGGTGTTGAGCCAAGCTCTTTCCTGTACAACGCACTCATCGGTAAGCTGGGCAAGGCTCGTCGTATCGATGACTGCCTTTTCTACTTTGCTGAGATGAGGGCGCTGGGTATCAAGCCCACCTCTGTTACCTATGGCACCATTGTCAACGCCCTGTGCCGTGTTAGCGATGAGAAATTTGCAGAGGAGCTCTTTGATGAAATGGAGGCCATGCCCAACTACAAAGCTAGACCGGCACCGTACAACAGCATGATGCAATTCTTCCTGACGACGAAGCGTGACAAGTCCAAAGTCCTTGCCTATTACGACCGCATGACGATCAAGGGCATCGCCCCCACCTCTCACACCTATAAGCTACTCATCGATACCCACGCTACTCTGGAGACAGTCGACATGGAGGCCGCTGAACAGGTTCTCGAAACGATGCGCGCGGCTGGTCAGCGACCCGAGTCAGTGCACTATGCTTCGCTCATCCACGCCAGAGGTTGCGTCCTGCACGACATGGAAGGCGCGCGAAGAGTGTTTGATTCGGTCGTGATGGATAACCTGGTTCCCGTCAACGCTAGCATTTACCAAGCCTTGTTTGAGGCCATGGTTGCTAACCACCAGGTTGCCGAGACAGAGCCAATTCTAGCCCAGATGCGAAGCAGGCGGGTGGAGCTCACTCCCTACATTGCCAATACCTTGATCCACGGCTGGgctgcagagaagaagattgacaaGGCCCAGGCAATCTACGACGCTGTGATTCGTGAGAAGCGCGAGCCCAGCACGTATGAAGCCATGACCCGAGCTTTCCTTGCCGTtgagcagagagaagaagccaaggctgttgtTGGAGAGATGCTCACTCGCGGATACCCCAGCGCAGTCGTCAACAAGGTTCTAGAGCTGCTCGGCGGAGGCCAAGACACTGGCACCGCAGAGTAACCTTTTTGCATACATATTGCATTCAAcgcgtgtttttttttttttttggtatcTTTCTTGTCCGATATTTTTTTCGATAAAGCGACGTCCTTTGACCTTCGACTTTCTCTTTTGGTTTTCAAGCCTCGACGTGTTTTGATACCCCTTTGGCATGCAGGTTGGGACAGTGGTTCTATTGGGGTGTCGTCTTAATATAAGAGGCTCTGAGTGGGTTTTGTGTTTCCATGTTTTATACATTTCGGTGTTTTCACACCcaacttttctttgtttcgtTTTCACAAGATGGCCCGGCGTTATACCGCGGATGGATGGGAAAGTTTTCTATGGCAAAtgcagaaaaaagagaaggcgTGCATTTTTCGGATTTTTTAACATAATGGGTCTGGGAGGGCAATCTTGGAAAGAAAGGAATGAATGGGTTCGCGGACTCTGAGAGCCGCTGATAGACAAATCTCCACTCGGCATAGGCCTACGGCCAAGGCCAAAAACACACAAACGGTAGTAGCAGAACATTTCGGCGTTTTGATTTCCATTTCTGGGGAGCTTTGTTTGACGGTATATAAAGGATTGGGGGAAAACACTTTTGGCCCTTTATTACTCTCTTACTGGACGGGATTTTCTGCTACCATGTATCATATTAAAGATGGTTTGAGCATATACAAATAAAGCGAAGAAGCGCTCAAGGCAGCGAGATAATGCCTATCACATCTGTTCTCATTAATAGTCTGTGATGTGAAGATGATTGTTTATATGGAATATTTGACTTGAATTTGATATTAAGTCGTAGTGGCATAGAATGGATGAATACCCGCTGAGGACTGAGTACAGTATAAATACTGTGTTCATGTACAACCACACACTGTAAGTGATTTCGGCCCCCGCTCCACTTTTGACCTCCAACCAGGTAACCTCCCAGTTGGCCTCCTTCAAGCACCGACTCTCATGACCTTGGCAGATGAAGCCGTGAAGCATTTCCCCTCTTGTTACCGCTATATTTAATACTGCATCCTGATTTCATTTTTCTGGCCTCTTCATAACCTGCTTTTCGTCTTTATACCATTCAATTGGGTGCGTCTGTAATTAATCCCCAGCCAGATATCCACCACCCCTTTCTCTACtatccatctccaactcGGCGCAACTCAACCCAAACtcaagtatatatataaaaccccatcctctccatctaCAGTCACCCATTACTAACCATCTCATCACAGCCATGCCCACAGCAAACGCCACCGTCGCCGTCTCCGCCCCCGGCAAGgtcctcctcgccggcggctTCCTGGTGCTGGAACGCGCCTACACGggcctcgtcctcggcctcAGCGCGCGCATCAACGTCATCGCCGGCGACGTCACCAGCGAGCCCGGCGTGGAGCTGTATGAGATTGTCGTGAGCAGCCCGCAGTTCCTGGACGCGCAGTGGCGTTATGGCTATCACCACGCTGAGGACGGCGGAGGCGTTAAAGTTACGCAGCTGCATGTGtgagtatttatttatttgttcttctcatcatctctctctttttaagattttttttatgctTGTTGCTATTTTTATGCTACTGTTTACGGGAAcgcttttttttgtcttgtttcaAAAGGAcccttgtttccttttttgttttttttcttgtttctcgGGAAATGAAGAATCCTTCTTGGGGAAGCGACACAAGGGAGAGGAGAAACACAGAGAGACACGATACCCTTATTCCTTTGAGTAATAAGACAAAGAGTCTTATAAATCAATTAAGAGGaatttttccctcttcttgtttgctttgctttgctacTCTCATTTGCCACCAAacgagaaacaaagaagcagaagaaataACCTTCTTGGGGTCCCTTGGAATGCATTGTTTGTTTCTATGCACCATCTTATTTTCTTCCCCACtccattgcttctttcttttcaaaaCACCGTGTCTTGCTTTGGTCCGCAAACTAACACTTGACCCGTGTCCCTTGTCTTGTTCCCAGCGGCTCCACCATAACGCCCAATCGCTTCGTCGAAACAACGCTCAGCTACGCCCTCACCTACATCGACGCCGTTGTCTCATCCTCATCTAAGCAGCCTCATCACAACATCGCGTCCTCGCGCCTCGTCATCCTTGCCGACAACGACTACTACTCCCACTCCCACGAGGCCTCGTCGGGGCGCTTCGCCAAATTTCCCGTCGCCATCAAGGGCGCCAACAAAACCGGTCTGGGGTCCTCAGCCGCGCTCGTCACCTCCCTGACGGCCTCCTTGCTCACCCACTACCTGCCCAGCAGCGTCTTTGACCTGTCCaccaagaagggcaagcagACGCTGCACAACCTTGCCCAGGCCGCCCACTGTGCCGCCCAGGGCAAGATTGGCTCTGGCTTTGACGTCGCCGCTGCCGTGTACGGATCCTGCACGTACAGGAGATTCTCCCCTGGCATCCTCAACGTGCTGCCTGAGCCCGGCGCCCCTGGCTTcagcgagaagctgctcgccgtcgtcgaTGGCCAGAAATGGGATGTCGACGTCCAAGAG is part of the Trichoderma atroviride chromosome 1, complete sequence genome and encodes:
- a CDS encoding uncharacterized protein (EggNog:ENOG41); the encoded protein is MPIYSQLYSNFIRQGSTFAKSVTAHGYAQSVVAATHPHVLNSQNRPVFRRQSNRPSRVSNFPLYSAFHSERLSSGLPADHHHVSNHGGLDAYFEALQKKEVIGEEEDKEWTQFDFQKRIEWKPNASSVLAGENAAEAGVEAAAAEQSASAEAAHDDAEPQHLMSAEEEAALAHIDAALEQEIEARNFQAAVEKAVAEGITSVSVPHSRARTPALVEPTQEVASAQGQSQSYADHLLKLSEAARYAEIPAVFEAMLATGVQPIASAYNALLLAAIHIPSQRSEVVSKALDVYADMMRRRVSPDSETFNILVSLLSSRSLEVSEMKAVLEEKRLRFGGMDEPGKFMFASHELEHAILCEDERLDLAVKLFDMSFDAGKASYSAETYRQLISACAQVGRVSDMLRFYEHMELSELVPSADVFPTMITAYAKSGNLISAVECYNEYRNLAISHDAGSSALNDRLDAQVYASVLNAYVISDKIEGAMKFFKKIVSEYGTSVADMKDALVDLGFIKGFITRGVFQEALQWAQSLDASVRDQAMIHIATVAADGNDATTAVEAYGNIHVANLQDLATPSIALLAMSVRLGDVASASKYWFALSNPEMRATAAFIEPTTMYAVSLIGSGQVAEGLAQSEMMFQRIRAVAESEARPQLVEEIDEGVDFIARYMESRGIVDPRELASQMSTVPSQVHSISPFQSTPTVSSYEDNYDPYASNTDFKGSSLIADDLEGNHGRKGPRLHEALNRFKNIRRAGRHPRYITYAKLISAAARENKMDLCQEILSMARTDVPPVAHNAVVRYGWSSILDAMLGACLTLGNRGRAEQYHQELLEMGATPSANTFGLYITTLKDSTKTFDEASEAVRIFLRAKAEGVEPSSFLYNALIGKLGKARRIDDCLFYFAEMRALGIKPTSVTYGTIVNALCRVSDEKFAEELFDEMEAMPNYKARPAPYNSMMQFFLTTKRDKSKVLAYYDRMTIKGIAPTSHTYKLLIDTHATLETVDMEAAEQVLETMRAAGQRPESVHYASLIHARGCVLHDMEGARRVFDSVVMDNLVPVNASIYQALFEAMVANHQVAETEPILAQMRSRRVELTPYIANTLIHGWAAEKKIDKAQAIYDAVIREKREPSTYEAMTRAFLAVEQREEAKAVVGEMLTRGYPSAVVNKVLELLGGGQDTGTAE
- a CDS encoding uncharacterized protein (BUSCO:EOG092D357K), translating into MPTANATVAVSAPGKVLLAGGFLVLERAYTGLVLGLSARINVIAGDVTSEPGVELYEIVVSSPQFLDAQWRYGYHHAEDGGGVKVTQLHVGSTITPNRFVETTLSYALTYIDAVVSSSSKQPHHNIASSRLVILADNDYYSHSHEASSGRFAKFPVAIKGANKTGLGSSAALVTSLTASLLTHYLPSSVFDLSTKKGKQTLHNLAQAAHCAAQGKIGSGFDVAAAVYGSCTYRRFSPGILNVLPEPGAPGFSEKLLAVVDGQKWDVDVQEDSVSVPPGLVLRMCDVDCGSETVGLVRRILNWRSEKADESSALWNDLQSRNEELAAILKAGDVDRLPAQLIQVRDRFRKMGHLADVPLEPDTQTVLLDALTAVDGVYGGVVPGAGGFDALALLMRDDAETQRRVEEFLAEWSREKGAKVKLLVVKGEMEGVRQESLDVYDGWL